A stretch of the Synechocystis sp. PCC 7338 genome encodes the following:
- the hisN gene encoding histidinol-phosphatase: MLPEVEQRLAIAQQLATISGDILAQYFRRSHLQTGTKTDQVSAIVTQADEEAEQAMVDLIQAKLPQDSVIREEGENISGESGYTWVLDPIDGTSSFVRGLPIFATLIGLVDENMQPVLGIANQPISGDRWQGVQGEQSNVNGMPLVNPYEKSEINLASACIASTTPLMFTTPEQQQKMANIYRQCQRTAFGGDCFNYLAAASGWTAMPVVIVEADLNFYDFCALIPILAGVNYCFTDWQGRDLTPTSTEVVASPNIKLHSEILAFLQ, encoded by the coding sequence ATGTTGCCAGAAGTTGAACAAAGATTAGCCATCGCCCAGCAGTTGGCCACCATTTCCGGGGACATACTCGCTCAATATTTCCGCCGCTCCCATCTCCAGACTGGCACAAAAACCGACCAGGTTTCCGCTATTGTTACCCAAGCTGATGAAGAAGCAGAACAGGCCATGGTGGATTTAATTCAAGCAAAATTGCCCCAGGACAGTGTAATTAGGGAAGAAGGGGAGAATATTAGCGGAGAATCGGGCTATACCTGGGTGCTAGACCCCATTGATGGCACTTCCTCCTTTGTGCGGGGCTTGCCAATTTTTGCCACCCTGATTGGCTTAGTGGATGAAAATATGCAGCCAGTGCTGGGCATTGCAAATCAACCCATCAGCGGCGATCGATGGCAGGGGGTACAGGGAGAGCAGAGTAACGTTAACGGCATGCCCTTAGTTAATCCCTATGAAAAGAGCGAAATTAATTTAGCCTCCGCCTGTATTGCCTCCACCACACCGTTAATGTTCACCACCCCGGAGCAACAGCAGAAAATGGCAAATATTTACCGTCAATGTCAGCGCACCGCCTTTGGGGGAGATTGTTTTAATTACCTTGCCGCCGCCAGTGGTTGGACGGCCATGCCCGTGGTGATAGTGGAAGCGGATCTGAACTTTTATGATTTTTGTGCGCTAATCCCCATTTTGGCCGGGGTTAATTATTGTTTTACTGATTGGCAGGGGCGGGATTTAACCCCCACATCCACCGAAGTAGTAGCTAGCCCCAACATAAAATTGCACAGTGAAATTCTAGCTTTCCTGCAATAA
- a CDS encoding MAPEG family protein produces MTTTELLWPALITALAAVLYLVLVINVGRARAKYRVMPPATTGDENFERVLRVQYNTLEQLAFFLPGLWLFALYRDPTIATILGALWLLGRILYAWGYYQAAEKRMVGFALGSLSSMILVVGALLSILWQLWLLSSL; encoded by the coding sequence ATGACGACAACGGAGTTACTCTGGCCAGCTTTGATCACTGCTTTGGCGGCGGTGCTTTATTTGGTATTGGTGATTAATGTGGGAAGGGCCCGGGCCAAGTATAGGGTAATGCCACCGGCCACCACCGGAGACGAAAATTTTGAACGGGTGCTGAGGGTGCAATACAACACCCTAGAGCAGTTGGCATTTTTTCTGCCGGGGTTATGGCTATTTGCTCTTTACCGAGATCCAACCATTGCCACTATTTTGGGGGCCTTATGGTTGCTGGGGCGCATTCTCTACGCCTGGGGCTATTACCAAGCGGCGGAGAAAAGGATGGTGGGTTTTGCCTTGGGTTCCCTTAGTTCAATGATTTTGGTAGTGGGGGCATTGCTGTCCATTCTCTGGCAGTTGTGGCTCCTGAGTTCCCTTTGA
- the ureA gene encoding urease subunit gamma: MQLSPQEKDKLLIFTASLVAERRKARGVKLNYPEAVAYISAAILEGARDGRTVADLMNYGATLLSRDEVMEGVPEMLPEVQVEATFPDGTKLVTVHDPIR; this comes from the coding sequence ATGCAGTTAAGCCCCCAAGAAAAAGATAAACTACTGATTTTTACCGCTAGCCTAGTAGCAGAACGTCGTAAAGCCAGGGGGGTCAAACTCAACTACCCCGAAGCCGTAGCTTATATTTCCGCCGCCATTCTCGAAGGGGCCAGGGATGGTCGCACCGTAGCTGATTTGATGAACTATGGCGCCACCCTATTGAGCCGCGACGAAGTCATGGAAGGGGTACCGGAGATGTTGCCAGAGGTGCAGGTAGAAGCAACTTTTCCCGATGGCACCAAACTGGTGACGGTTCACGATCCTATTCGCTAG
- a CDS encoding DUF3370 domain-containing protein, translating to MLSLLTPLVLAQANPITIPITPPPVITQPAPNIGDSPQELKVVQPVRPLPGQLDQIPVFNSNSPELIFNEGIILSTLSSIGMGHPYAHLNHPFRGRFDVFAHHVVQASPEGRTLYLGVLLFNGSRQDATVEILQGASSLTSPDALFIDLPPVVENNDGKVFAGPGSRVMNDVLRGQRQNNYPERFVIPAGQSRMLINQPLPVNYTPVPGQPPPIRLPRNGFSAYLRLNTNVPIHAASMAMYAPQDNFGVEQAPRLADWENLLKTANLMQPRDRIPRNSQRRIYSRVAGVSIGSQWQGTITDDNSQQLNIPEPGRGFSYPISSLEGGRMGTGQNQSAPMAVRYPDTAYESHGNYGVQYSLTLPLVNNTNRNQTVDLTVETPLKFNDASNDQLTFLVPPAVNVFFRGTVRFSYTDRRGQTNNRYYHLVQRRGQKGENLVTLDLKPGEKRTVQVDLLYPPDATPPQLLTVRTR from the coding sequence ATGCTTTCCCTGCTCACACCTCTAGTTCTGGCCCAAGCCAATCCGATCACCATTCCCATCACTCCTCCCCCGGTAATCACCCAGCCGGCTCCCAACATTGGGGACTCTCCCCAAGAACTAAAAGTAGTGCAGCCGGTGCGTCCTTTGCCAGGGCAGCTAGATCAAATTCCGGTTTTTAACAGTAATAGTCCCGAACTAATTTTTAACGAAGGCATTATTCTCTCCACCCTGTCTTCCATTGGCATGGGTCATCCCTACGCCCACCTGAATCATCCCTTCCGGGGTCGGTTTGATGTCTTTGCCCACCACGTTGTCCAAGCATCTCCCGAAGGCAGGACTTTATACCTAGGGGTGTTATTGTTCAATGGCAGTCGGCAAGACGCCACGGTGGAAATTCTCCAGGGAGCCAGTTCCCTCACTTCCCCCGATGCCCTATTTATTGATCTACCGCCGGTGGTGGAAAACAATGACGGTAAGGTTTTTGCTGGCCCCGGTAGCCGGGTAATGAACGATGTTTTGCGCGGACAACGGCAGAATAATTATCCCGAAAGATTTGTTATTCCCGCTGGGCAAAGTCGCATGCTGATCAATCAGCCTTTGCCGGTGAACTATACCCCAGTGCCCGGACAACCGCCACCGATTAGATTGCCCCGCAATGGTTTTTCTGCCTATCTCCGCCTTAACACCAACGTTCCTATCCATGCGGCCAGCATGGCCATGTATGCTCCCCAGGATAATTTTGGCGTAGAACAAGCTCCCCGCTTAGCGGATTGGGAAAACTTGCTTAAAACGGCTAACCTCATGCAACCCAGGGACCGTATTCCCCGCAATAGCCAACGGCGAATTTATAGCCGGGTGGCGGGGGTTTCTATTGGCTCCCAGTGGCAGGGCACCATCACCGACGACAACAGCCAACAATTAAATATTCCCGAACCAGGACGGGGCTTTTCCTATCCCATCAGTTCCCTAGAGGGAGGACGCATGGGTACTGGCCAAAATCAGTCTGCCCCCATGGCGGTGCGTTATCCGGATACGGCCTATGAATCCCATGGCAATTATGGGGTGCAATATAGTTTGACTTTACCTCTGGTGAACAACACCAACCGCAATCAGACCGTTGATCTGACGGTGGAAACCCCACTCAAGTTTAATGACGCATCCAATGACCAGTTAACTTTTCTCGTTCCTCCCGCTGTCAATGTCTTTTTCCGGGGCACAGTAAGGTTCAGCTACACCGATCGCCGGGGTCAGACCAATAACCGTTACTACCATCTGGTGCAACGACGGGGGCAAAAGGGAGAAAATTTGGTCACCCTAGACCTAAAACCGGGGGAAAAACGCACTGTTCAGGTAGATCTACTCTATCCCCCCGATGCCACACCACCCCAACTGTTGACAGTGAGGACTCGCTGA
- a CDS encoding GntR family transcriptional regulator yields the protein MLQFQIQNDSEIPASKQLFDQIRFAIASRQYHPGHRLPSTRQLAMMTGLHRNTISKVYQNLEDAGLVESIAGSGIYVKAPSTEEGIILDGPLFREYPEASQLIQKTIDELLSQGLNLSQVKELCLETIDWRLRSNARVLVTVPQRDIGAGQLILNELEQALVIPVQLVPMETLKQALSELPSGTVVTSRYFLAEAESIATPYDVRVIPVDIYDYSKELELVKALPENSCLGIVSLSPGILTIAEILIHSLRGESLFLKSALVSDRQKLRSLVRTARTIITDPASEPIVRQAIEAERHDLIRMPEIICSEHYIGEKSIAILKRELGLGEEEGEEEQSPGVKVGVAKS from the coding sequence ATGCTACAGTTCCAAATTCAAAACGACAGCGAAATTCCTGCTTCCAAGCAGTTATTTGACCAAATCCGTTTTGCGATCGCCTCCCGCCAATACCATCCGGGGCACCGTTTACCCAGCACCAGGCAACTGGCCATGATGACGGGTTTGCACCGCAACACCATCAGTAAGGTTTACCAAAATCTGGAAGATGCGGGCTTAGTGGAATCCATCGCCGGTTCAGGCATTTACGTTAAAGCCCCCAGCACCGAGGAGGGCATTATCCTTGATGGCCCCCTATTCCGGGAATACCCCGAAGCTAGTCAGCTAATCCAAAAGACCATTGATGAACTGCTCAGCCAAGGGTTAAACCTTTCCCAGGTGAAAGAGCTTTGTTTGGAAACCATTGACTGGCGACTGCGTAGTAACGCTAGAGTATTGGTCACCGTTCCCCAACGGGACATCGGGGCGGGACAATTAATTCTCAACGAATTGGAACAAGCCCTGGTAATTCCTGTGCAGTTAGTGCCCATGGAAACCCTCAAACAAGCCCTGTCGGAACTGCCCTCCGGCACAGTGGTCACCAGTCGCTACTTCCTGGCGGAAGCGGAGTCCATTGCCACTCCCTACGATGTGCGGGTGATTCCCGTTGATATTTACGACTACAGCAAAGAGCTAGAACTAGTTAAGGCCCTACCGGAAAACTCCTGTTTAGGCATTGTCAGTCTTAGCCCAGGCATTCTCACCATTGCGGAAATTCTTATCCATAGTCTGCGGGGAGAATCCCTCTTTTTGAAATCGGCCTTGGTGAGCGATCGCCAGAAATTACGCTCCCTAGTCCGTACCGCCCGCACCATCATCACAGATCCCGCCAGTGAACCCATTGTGCGCCAGGCGATTGAAGCGGAACGCCATGATTTGATCCGGATGCCGGAAATTATTTGTTCGGAACATTACATCGGCGAGAAATCCATTGCCATCCTCAAACGGGAATTGGGCCTAGGGGAAGAGGAAGGGGAAGAAGAACAGAGCCCAGGGGTAAAGGTTGGTGTAGCCAAAAGTTAG
- a CDS encoding DUF3122 domain-containing protein — translation MASCFQSLYRTWGKIFTVAVLSLGLWLAWGTLWPGATPALVRQTTEKPGQTLTQSRQSLRDQEGNTWQVVLFKRVKATGETETNLRLVGFPGVISFRHPAPLVVQDNGGNNINLTDLLAEDSPGENIGQFLVTTDFTNLEINSIWTLNLPLKEGNQQIKVPYFVLQEWQGLLAKSSE, via the coding sequence ATGGCTAGTTGCTTTCAGTCCCTTTACCGTACCTGGGGCAAAATCTTCACCGTAGCGGTGCTCAGCTTGGGGCTTTGGCTGGCCTGGGGGACTCTTTGGCCTGGGGCAACTCCGGCCCTAGTGCGGCAAACCACCGAAAAACCAGGGCAAACCCTGACCCAATCTCGCCAATCCCTACGAGACCAGGAAGGAAATACTTGGCAGGTGGTGTTATTTAAACGGGTAAAAGCCACTGGTGAAACGGAAACTAATTTGCGCTTGGTGGGTTTTCCTGGGGTAATATCCTTTCGCCATCCTGCTCCCTTAGTGGTTCAGGATAATGGTGGTAACAACATCAACTTAACTGATCTTTTAGCGGAAGATAGTCCTGGGGAAAATATCGGTCAATTTTTAGTTACAACAGATTTTACTAATCTAGAAATTAATAGCATTTGGACATTAAATTTACCATTAAAAGAAGGAAATCAACAAATCAAAGTACCTTACTTTGTGCTTCAAGAATGGCAGGGGTTGTTGGCCAAATCCTCGGAATAA
- the crtB gene encoding 15-cis-phytoene synthase CrtB — protein MANGQISPQRAVTKPQSWWLTSEPRPSLMLQLPKPSPSAKPCASVEEAYEICRQVTAQYAKTFYLGTLLMPPAKRKAIWAIYLWCRRTDELVDGPQAATTTPETLDHWERRLEAIFAGHPQDDADVALVDTLETFPLDIQPFRDMIAGQRMDLYCSRYQTFEELDLYCYRVAGTVGLMSSAVLGVDTGNGQAPWQPDAVYIPQEEAIALGVANQLTNILRDVGEDVERGRIYLPLEDLERFDYSEQDLLNGVNDDRWRGLMKFEIERARAYFEDAERGIRALNRDARWPVWTALMLYKGILDVIEANNYNVFDRRAYVPTPKKLLYLPVAWLRAQVL, from the coding sequence ATGGCTAACGGTCAAATTTCCCCCCAGCGTGCAGTTACCAAACCCCAATCCTGGTGGCTGACTTCCGAACCCCGTCCGTCCTTAATGTTACAACTGCCCAAACCGTCTCCATCTGCAAAGCCCTGTGCTTCTGTTGAGGAAGCTTACGAAATTTGTCGTCAAGTAACGGCCCAGTACGCAAAAACTTTTTACCTGGGAACTTTGCTGATGCCTCCTGCCAAAAGGAAGGCCATTTGGGCAATTTATCTTTGGTGTCGTAGGACTGACGAACTAGTGGATGGGCCCCAGGCGGCCACCACCACCCCGGAAACGTTGGATCATTGGGAGCGCCGCCTAGAAGCTATTTTTGCTGGACATCCCCAGGATGATGCTGATGTGGCCCTGGTGGATACCCTAGAAACTTTTCCCCTCGACATTCAGCCCTTTCGGGACATGATCGCTGGGCAAAGAATGGATCTTTACTGTTCCCGTTACCAAACCTTTGAAGAATTAGACCTCTATTGTTATCGAGTGGCGGGCACCGTCGGCCTAATGTCCAGTGCCGTATTGGGGGTGGATACTGGTAATGGCCAAGCTCCTTGGCAACCCGATGCCGTGTACATTCCCCAGGAAGAGGCGATCGCTTTGGGGGTGGCCAACCAATTGACCAACATTTTGCGGGACGTGGGGGAGGACGTGGAGCGGGGCAGAATTTACTTACCCCTGGAAGATTTGGAGCGGTTTGATTATAGCGAACAGGATTTGCTTAATGGGGTCAACGATGACCGTTGGCGTGGCCTGATGAAGTTTGAAATCGAACGGGCCCGGGCCTACTTTGAAGATGCGGAACGGGGGATTCGGGCTTTAAATCGAGACGCCCGTTGGCCAGTGTGGACCGCATTAATGTTATACAAGGGCATTCTCGATGTAATTGAAGCTAATAATTACAACGTGTTTGATCGCCGGGCCTATGTGCCCACTCCCAAGAAGTTGCTATATCTACCCGTGGCCTGGTTGAGGGCCCAGGTCCTGTAG
- a CDS encoding rhodanese-like domain-containing protein, giving the protein MTSSTQTNSTIAPQTLQQLRQQDAVILVDVREPLEFVGEHIADAHSLPLSRLNRSQLPQAEGKTTVLYCQSSNRSGSALQQLRAAGVEGIIHLEGGLLAWKQAGLPTVKTKNAPISIMRQVQIIAGSLVLTGVLLGTFVAPGFYFLSGFVGAGLLFAGISGTCMMANLLGKLPYNQIKG; this is encoded by the coding sequence ATGACAAGCTCAACCCAAACTAACTCCACCATTGCTCCTCAAACCCTGCAACAACTACGACAACAGGATGCGGTCATTTTAGTTGACGTGCGGGAACCCCTGGAATTTGTCGGAGAACACATCGCCGATGCCCATTCTCTCCCTCTATCTCGCCTTAATCGTAGCCAATTGCCCCAGGCAGAAGGAAAAACTACGGTGTTGTATTGCCAAAGTAGTAATCGTTCTGGTAGTGCTCTGCAACAATTAAGAGCCGCTGGAGTGGAAGGAATCATTCATTTGGAAGGGGGATTATTAGCTTGGAAGCAGGCAGGATTGCCCACGGTAAAAACAAAAAATGCCCCCATCAGCATTATGCGTCAGGTGCAAATTATTGCCGGCAGTTTGGTGTTAACCGGGGTTTTATTGGGTACATTCGTTGCGCCGGGATTTTATTTTCTCAGTGGTTTTGTGGGGGCGGGATTATTATTTGCTGGCATTTCTGGCACCTGTATGATGGCCAATTTGTTGGGCAAATTACCCTACAACCAAATTAAGGGGTAA
- a CDS encoding transporter substrate-binding domain-containing protein — MLILRRLMLVVSLSFATIAIDITTGPWNEPVQGQIAGESDSQNDSQNLKVGVVGNPPFVVYGENDAEVTGISLDVWRAIAQSQKWNSQYLRQNSISEGIKAVAEGKLDILIGPISVTPERAAIEGITFTQPYFSSGVGLLIPGEPLGLWERLAPFFGLAALSSAGVLTLLLFLVGNLIWLAEHRKNPEQFSPHYPEGVQNGMWFALVTLTTVGYGDRSPRTKLGQLVAGVWMVVALLSFSSITAGLASAFTTALSEANATPLFSSVNDIKNKDIAVVRDTTAVDWARFYRADIKEANNLVGAVALLEKEQVQAVMFDRPALIYYTQQHPEAKLKVTEIRISLEPYGFVIEENSPLKKPLNVEILDLIYSRRINEFTERWLGPGVEENQDLAPDDSGELSG; from the coding sequence ATGTTAATCCTGCGTCGTCTAATGCTGGTGGTTTCCCTTAGTTTTGCCACGATCGCCATTGACATTACTACGGGGCCATGGAATGAGCCAGTGCAGGGTCAAATTGCCGGAGAATCCGATTCCCAAAATGATTCACAAAATCTGAAAGTGGGGGTAGTGGGCAATCCGCCCTTTGTGGTTTATGGAGAAAATGACGCAGAGGTAACTGGCATTAGTTTGGATGTGTGGAGAGCCATTGCCCAATCCCAGAAATGGAATTCGCAGTATTTACGGCAAAACTCCATTTCCGAAGGCATCAAAGCAGTGGCGGAAGGGAAGCTAGATATTTTGATTGGCCCCATTAGCGTCACCCCGGAGCGGGCAGCCATTGAAGGCATAACCTTTACCCAACCCTATTTCAGCAGTGGAGTCGGATTATTGATCCCCGGAGAACCCCTGGGCCTATGGGAGAGATTGGCTCCCTTTTTTGGCCTGGCGGCCCTGTCTTCGGCGGGAGTGCTCACTTTACTACTATTTCTGGTGGGAAATTTAATTTGGCTGGCGGAACATCGCAAAAACCCAGAGCAGTTTTCCCCCCATTATCCAGAAGGAGTGCAAAATGGTATGTGGTTTGCCCTGGTCACCCTAACAACGGTGGGCTATGGGGATCGATCGCCACGGACTAAGTTAGGACAACTGGTGGCAGGGGTATGGATGGTGGTGGCGCTGCTGAGTTTTTCTTCCATCACGGCGGGATTAGCTTCGGCTTTCACTACGGCCCTTTCTGAAGCCAATGCCACTCCCCTGTTCAGTAGCGTCAATGACATCAAAAATAAAGACATCGCTGTGGTGCGGGACACAACCGCGGTGGACTGGGCCCGGTTTTATCGAGCGGATATTAAAGAGGCCAATAACTTAGTTGGGGCAGTGGCTTTGCTAGAAAAAGAGCAGGTGCAGGCGGTAATGTTCGACCGACCGGCATTAATTTATTACACCCAACAGCATCCCGAGGCGAAATTAAAAGTAACAGAAATTCGTATTTCCCTGGAACCCTATGGTTTTGTGATTGAGGAAAATAGCCCTTTGAAAAAGCCCCTCAATGTCGAAATACTGGATTTAATTTATAGCAGAAGAATAAATGAATTTACTGAACGGTGGTTGGGGCCAGGCGTTGAAGAAAATCAAGACCTTGCCCCCGACGATAGTGGGGAACTTTCCGGCTAG
- a CDS encoding MBL fold metallo-hydrolase produces the protein MLFRQLFDPETSTYTYVVADPRGRSAALVDSVLEQVDRDLRLLKELDLKLIFCLETHVHADHITGAGKLRQLTGCQNLVPQYADVDCADRHLQDGEMIHVGSIPILAIATPGHTDSHLAFLVNQTHVLTGDVLLIRGCGRTDFQSGDASTLYDSIHNKLFTLPDEVLVYPGHDYRGHTVSTMGEEKRFNPRFLGRDRQEFIEFMNSLNLPDPKKIMEAVPANQLCGQKTVAL, from the coding sequence ATGCTATTTCGTCAATTATTTGACCCGGAAACCTCCACTTACACTTACGTAGTTGCTGATCCCCGTGGTCGGTCTGCGGCCTTAGTAGATTCTGTTTTAGAACAAGTGGATAGAGATCTGCGCCTACTAAAAGAATTAGATCTCAAGTTGATTTTTTGTCTGGAGACCCACGTCCATGCCGACCACATTACTGGAGCGGGAAAACTGCGGCAATTAACTGGCTGTCAAAACCTCGTCCCCCAATATGCTGACGTGGACTGTGCTGACCGCCATTTGCAGGATGGAGAAATGATTCATGTTGGTTCCATACCCATCCTGGCGATCGCCACTCCGGGGCACACCGACAGCCATTTGGCTTTTTTGGTGAATCAAACCCATGTTTTGACAGGGGATGTTTTGCTCATTCGGGGCTGTGGCCGGACGGATTTCCAAAGTGGGGATGCCAGCACTTTATATGACTCTATCCACAATAAATTATTCACCCTGCCCGATGAAGTTTTGGTTTATCCTGGCCATGACTATCGAGGCCACACCGTTTCCACCATGGGGGAAGAAAAGCGTTTTAATCCCCGATTTTTAGGGCGAGATCGCCAGGAATTTATCGAATTTATGAATAGTTTAAACTTGCCCGATCCGAAAAAAATTATGGAAGCAGTGCCCGCCAACCAACTCTGTGGTCAAAAGACCGTTGCTCTTTAG
- the hisC gene encoding histidinol-phosphate transaminase codes for MVSIRPSVRQTPAYVPGEQPQTNDFIKLNTNENPYDPPAQVLAAVAAELPKVRLYPDPVSTQLRQAAADLYGVQLNQLLAGNGSDDILNIVVRTFVDPGETIAFLDLTYSLYETIASVHGAKVQKIATDANFDLTGPVICPGAKLIFLASPNPPKGKHLKREFLWQTCAQAEGVVVIDEAYGDFSDEDHWDFLQEFDNVIVSRTLSKSYSLAGMRVGLAIAAPTLIAEMDKVRDSYNLDRVAQALGTAALRNQTEFVPLWEKVRHTRSRLMAQLAKLDFQVCESDANFVFAAPRWIAAADLYQALKEKKILVRYFNHPRITDYLRITVGTDAEIDQLLSAITSVKGSLG; via the coding sequence ATGGTGTCCATCCGTCCATCTGTCCGTCAAACCCCTGCCTATGTGCCCGGGGAACAGCCCCAAACTAACGATTTTATTAAGCTCAACACCAACGAAAATCCCTACGATCCTCCGGCCCAGGTGTTGGCAGCGGTGGCGGCGGAATTACCAAAGGTACGGCTTTACCCTGATCCCGTTTCGACCCAGTTACGTCAGGCGGCGGCGGATTTGTATGGAGTGCAGTTAAACCAGTTGTTGGCGGGCAATGGCTCCGACGATATTCTCAATATTGTGGTGCGCACCTTTGTTGATCCAGGGGAAACCATTGCTTTTTTAGATCTTACTTACTCTTTGTATGAAACGATCGCCTCGGTGCATGGGGCTAAGGTGCAAAAGATTGCCACCGATGCCAATTTTGATTTAACCGGGCCGGTGATTTGTCCGGGGGCAAAATTAATTTTCCTCGCTTCTCCCAATCCCCCCAAAGGCAAACATTTAAAGCGAGAATTCCTTTGGCAAACCTGCGCCCAGGCCGAAGGAGTGGTGGTAATTGACGAGGCCTATGGGGATTTTTCCGACGAGGACCATTGGGATTTTCTGCAAGAGTTCGACAATGTGATTGTTTCCCGCACCCTTTCTAAGAGTTATAGCCTGGCGGGGATGCGGGTGGGATTGGCGATCGCCGCTCCGACATTGATTGCGGAAATGGATAAGGTGCGGGATTCCTATAACCTTGACCGTGTAGCCCAGGCCCTGGGCACTGCTGCCTTACGGAACCAGACTGAGTTTGTGCCCCTGTGGGAAAAGGTACGCCATACCCGCAGCCGTTTGATGGCGCAATTGGCAAAGTTGGATTTCCAGGTATGCGAATCGGACGCCAATTTTGTTTTTGCTGCCCCCCGTTGGATTGCCGCCGCTGACCTGTACCAAGCCCTGAAGGAAAAGAAAATTTTAGTACGTTATTTTAACCATCCCCGCATTACCGATTATCTGCGCATTACAGTGGGTACCGACGCCGAAATTGATCAACTACTGTCGGCGATCACCAGTGTGAAGGGGTCTTTAGGATAG
- a CDS encoding sulfite exporter TauE/SafE family protein — MVLQMVGYFLAGCIGLSLGLLGGGGSVLALPILVYVMQVPPKAAIAMTLVIVGVVSLIGVIPHWRRGNVNLPKALIFGSATMVGAFGGAKLAAHPLVTETFQLVLFAVLMLVAAIFMILKSQQRPQSASTKETALAAYPVPICKYCWLWLLTEGIAIGILTGLVGVGGGFAIVPALVLLGKLPMKEAIGTSLLIIAFNSAAGFLGYFGQVSLDYHLMVSFTFFAALGILLGSYLSGFVDARNLQQGFAYFLMAIAAFILFQQRGTLWSSKTNSYLPEQSSQVLLQKTR; from the coding sequence ATGGTGCTCCAAATGGTGGGCTATTTTTTGGCAGGTTGCATCGGCTTAAGTTTGGGGCTTTTGGGTGGCGGTGGTTCGGTTTTGGCTTTGCCAATTTTGGTTTACGTTATGCAGGTTCCTCCCAAGGCGGCGATCGCCATGACGTTGGTGATTGTGGGGGTAGTGAGCTTGATTGGGGTAATTCCCCATTGGCGTCGGGGGAACGTTAATTTGCCTAAGGCCCTGATTTTTGGTTCTGCCACCATGGTGGGGGCTTTTGGCGGCGCTAAATTAGCAGCCCATCCCCTAGTAACGGAAACATTCCAGTTGGTTTTATTTGCTGTGCTGATGCTGGTGGCGGCCATTTTTATGATCCTCAAATCCCAACAGCGGCCCCAGTCTGCCTCCACTAAGGAAACAGCCTTGGCAGCCTATCCTGTCCCCATTTGTAAATATTGTTGGCTATGGCTTTTGACTGAGGGCATTGCCATTGGCATTTTAACTGGATTGGTAGGGGTAGGGGGTGGTTTTGCCATTGTGCCGGCCCTGGTATTGCTAGGAAAGTTACCGATGAAAGAGGCGATCGGTACTTCTTTGTTGATTATTGCCTTTAACTCTGCAGCAGGCTTTTTAGGTTATTTTGGCCAAGTTAGTTTGGACTATCACTTGATGGTGAGTTTCACCTTCTTCGCTGCCTTGGGAATTTTATTGGGTTCCTATCTATCCGGTTTTGTTGATGCAAGAAATTTACAGCAGGGTTTTGCCTACTTCCTCATGGCGATCGCCGCTTTTATTCTTTTTCAACAACGGGGCACTCTATGGAGTTCCAAGACCAATAGCTACCTGCCGGAACAAAGCTCCCAAGTATTGCTACAAAAAACCCGGTAG